GTGCGGCGTCGGCGCGTGCTGGACCCCGGCGTCGCTTTCCTGGTGACCGACGCCATGCGCGACGTGGTGGACCGCGGCACCGGCCGCAAGGCGCGCGACGTAGGCCTGCGCGGCCCCGCGGCGGGGAAGACGGGGACTACCAACGGCGCGACGGATGCATGGTTCGTCGGCTTCACGCCGGACGTGGTGGGCGCGGTGTGGATCGGCTTCGACCGCGGGCGTCCCATCACGGCGCGCGGCTCCGGGGGCGAGCTGGCGGCGCCGGTGTGGGGCCGCATGGTGCGCGCGGCCGCCAACGGGCGCGTGCCGGTGGCGTGGGAGCCGCCCGGCGGGGTCGTGGAGCGCAAGGTGGCGGTGTCCGGGCTGCGCGTGATCTCGCCGGGGTGCCGGGCCACGGGCGCCTCGTTCGACGAGTACTTCCTGCGCCGCGCCGTGCCGCCCAGCGTTTGCCCGCGCGGTGCCCCGGATGCGCCGCCCTGGTGGGAGCGCGCCGCCGACGCCGCGGAGACGCAGGTGCGCGAGTGGGTGCGCGAGCAGTCCGCCCGCGTGTGGCGCGACGTGCGCCGCCGCGCCGGCTTCCCGGTGGACGGCTCCGCGCCGCGCGCCGAGCAGTCCACGCGTCCCCGCCGCGAAGAGCCCGAGGCGCGCGAGCCGGAGGGAGTGGCCGACCCCGTGACGCCGGGGCCGCGGGACAGCATCTTGATCCCGCCGGTGCAGGTGGACACGATCTCGATGTGAGAGCCGCGATCCTGCTCGCTCGGAACGACTGTTTCGGCGGCCGGGTACACCGGTGCACGAACGTACCGGCGCGGGGACGGAAGGTGCCGCTTTGCCTTGCCCGCGCCGCGCAGTAGATTGCCAGGATTCCGCACTCCGGCCCGGCGCGCACGCCGCCCCCGGTGAGCGCCGCCGTACGCCGCCTGCCCTGAGCGTAAACCGATGCACGCTGCGCCCGAGCGCAGAACGACGAGAAGCCGGCTCCACGCCCTCGCCCTGCTGGTGGCGGTGGTGCTGCTGGGTGCGTGCGCCGGCGGCGGCGGGGCGCCCTCCGGCCCCTTTCCCGGCCTGGCGCAGTTCGCCGGGCGGGAGATCCGCCGCGTCCAGTTCGAAGGCGACCTCGAGATCTCCGAAGACACCCTCCGCCGCGTCGTCACCACGCGCGGCAGGTCGTGCAAGCTCTTCGTCCTCCCCATCTGCCCCTTCGGCTTCGGGCGCACGGAGCCCACGCTGGACCTGGGGGTGCTCTCGCGCGACGTGGTGCGCATCCAGCTCGCCTACCGCGACAACGGGTACTACGGCACCCGCGTCGTACCCGACGTGCAGGAGATCGCGGGCGGCAGCGTGGACGTCACCTTTCGCATCACCCCCGGCGACCTGGTGACGCTGCGGGTGCTGGAGGTGCAGGGGGTGGAGCGCGCGGACAGCGCGGGCGAGATCGCGCGCAAGCTGCCGCTGAAGGTGAACGAGCCCTTCCGGCGCAACGACTTCCTGGCATCGGTGGACACGGTGCGCAACAACCTTCTGGACAGGGGATTCCCCTACGCCCAGGTACTGCGCAACTACTCCATCGACACCATCGCGGACGTGGCCGAGGTGCAGCTGGTGGCCAACACGGGGCCGCTGGTGACGGTGGACACCATCCTGTTCGCGGGGCTGGACCGCATCAGCGAGCGCACGGCGCGGCACCAGATCGCCATCCGCGAGGGGAAGCGGCTGCGCGCCACCGACCTTTCGCGCAGCCAGCGCAACCTGTTCGAGCTGGAGCTGGTGGACTTCGCGGCGGTGGAGGTGGCGCCGGACTCGCTGCAGCTCACGCCGGACAGCGCGGAGCTGGAGATGGACAGCATCGGCTCCACCGTCATCGTGCGCGTGGCCGAGGCGGCGCGCTACGCGGTGGACGCCGCCGTCGGCTACGGCACGCAGGACTGTCTCCGCGCCCAGGCGAGCCACACGGACCGCAACTTCCTGGGCGGCGCGCGCCGGCTGGAGGTCTCCGGCCTGGTGTCGAAGCTGGGCGCCGCGGGGCCGGTGGACGGGCTGCGCGACACGCGGCTCTGCGACGAGTTCCAGCTCGACTCCACATCGACCTCCATCGACACCACCATCGCGAGCGCGCTGAACTACCGCGTCGCCGCGGACTTCGTGCAGCCGCGCCTCTTCGGCATCCGCACCTCGTTCCTGGCCAGCGCCTACGCGGAGCGGCTCACCGAGGTGGGGCTCTACCTGCGCAGCGCGCGCGGCGGGCAGGCCGGCTTCGTCCGCCAGGTGGCGAGCGGAACGCTGCTCTCCGCCACGTTCACGGTGGAAAGGTCGCGCACCGAGGCGAACGACTTCTTCTTCTGCGTGGCGGTGGAGGTGTGCAACCGCGAAGACATCGAGGCGCTGAAGCGGTCGCGCTGGTCCAACTCGCTGAACACCTCCGTGCTGCGTAACCGCGTGCGGCTGGACCCCTTCCCCAGCGGCGGCCACCAGCTTCGCACCACGATCGACTACGCCTCCGCGGCGCTGGGGTCGCAGGACGAGTACCTGCGCCTGTACGCCGACGGCACGGTGTACCGGCGGCTGGGCGGCGCCGTCATCGCGTCCGGGCGGCTGGCGGGGGGGACGTTCTTCCAGGGGCTGCTGAACGGCGACGGCTACATTCCGCCCAACCGGCGCTTCTACGGCGGCGGCCCGGCGGGGGTGCGCGGCTTTCCGCGCAACGAGCTGGGGCCGCAGGTCTACGTGGAGCGCACCCGGCTGAGCGACGACGGCAGCGTCACCGAGCTGGACGTGGACACGCTCAACTCGGCCACGGGGGGCACCCGCACGCTGCTGGGGACGCTGGAGGTGACGGCGCCCTCGCCCTTTCTGCGCGACGCGCTGCGGCTGGCCGGCTTCGTGGACGCGGGGCGCGTGTGGGACCCGGCCACCCGCCAGGTGGAAGGGTGCCAGAGCCGCGACCCTGGGCTGCGCATCACCCCCGGCGTGGGGCTCCGCTACGCCACGCCGGTGGGGCCGCTGCGGGTGGACGTCGCGTACAATCCGTACGATCCGGAGCGCGGGTGCCTGTACGCCATCGACGAGAACGACAAGCTCCTTCCCACGCCCATCAACCAGAGCTTCGCGCCTGAGGGGCGGGGCGGGGCGCTGAGCCTCAACCGCTTCATCTTCCAGCTCTCGGTGGGGCAGACGTTCTGATGCCACGCCGCCGCCTGGGACGCGTCGGGCTCCTCATGCTGGGGCTGCTGGTGGGCTTCGCGCTCACCTTTGGCGGCGTGTGGATGTTCATCCGCCGCACCCAGACCATGGAGGTGGCCGAGGAGCGCGTCAGCATGGCGCTGGGGCTGCCGCGAGAGGCGTTCACGGTGCAGGCGGTGGAGGAAGACGGCTCCCTCGCCATCGCGCTGCGCAACGTCGCCTTCCTGGACGCGAAGGGCGACACCATCGTCGCGGCGCCGCTCGCGCGCGGCACGCTGGACGCGGGCTCCGTGGGCGGCACCGGCGCGTACGTGCTGCGCGACGCCGAGCTGATCCGCCCCGACCTGCGGCTGTCGCAGGACGCAAAGGGGGAGTGGAACGTCTTCGGGATCGTGCTGGCGGAGGCGGACGGCACCCCCGTGCGCCCCGCCGGCGCCAACGGCGAGCCCGCGGCCCGCTCCATCGTCATCCGTGGGATGAAGATCGTGGACGGGCGGGCGCGCATCGCCTACCCGCTGGAAAGCCGCCCCGCCGCCCCCACCGGCCGCTTCGCCTCCCTCAAGCAGCCGGAGATCCGGCGCGAGGGCGGGCGCTGGGTGCGCGTCTCGTACCTCAGCGACCTCGACGCCGTCCTCCCGCGCATCAGCTTCGGCGGCGGGGGCGGGTGGCGCGTGGACATCGGCTCCATGTCCGCCACGGTGCGCAATCCGGACACGCGCATCGCGCAGGTCCGCGGCTTCTTCGAGGACCGCGGCGACCAGGTGATCCGCTTCAACCTTGCCGAGGTGCGGGCCGCGCACTCGCGCTTCGCCGGCGGCGGGACGATGACCCCGGCCGGCGAGGCGCTGGCGTACGACATCGACCTGCGCTTCGCCCCGCTCGACTTCCGCGACTTGCAGGGGATGGGGATCGCGATTCCGGGGCAGGGCACCGCGGCGTTCTCGCTGGGGATCAACACGCTGAGCGGGGGCCGCACGCAGTATGCCGTCACGGACGCGCGCGTGGCGATCCTGGATTCGCGGCTGGGCGGCGACGTCACCGTCATCATGGCGCCCGGCCAGCCCACCGCCGTCCGCGATGCGCGCCTGACGATGGAGCGCGTGCGCCTGGCCGACCTGGAAACGCTCGGCTACCTGGACCGCAGCGAGTTCGCGGGCATCATCAGCGGCACCGTCGTCAGCGAGGGCGAGGCGCTGCGCGTGGACCTCGCCGCGCGCGTCACGCCGCGCGACGCTCCGGAGGCCACGCCCTCCGTCCTCACCGCGCAGGGACGGGTGCTCCTGGCCGCCGGGCGCCAGCCGATGCGGCTGGAGGGGCTGCGCGTGGGCGCCGACCCGCTCTACCTCTCCACCCTTCGCCCGCTCGCGCCGGAGAGCGCTGCGATGCTGCAGGGGGTGATGCGCGGCGGCGCCGTTCTCTCCGGTCCGCTCTCCGCGCTGCGCATCCAGGAAGGGAGCCTGGCGTACGCGGTCGGCACCGCGCCGGAGAGCCGCATCCGCGGGCTGAACGGGACGTTCGCGATGGGCCCGCCGATGCGCTACTCGCTGGAAGGGCGCGCCGAGCCGCTCGCCCTGGCCACGCTGACGCAACTCTTTCCGGCGCTCCCCTTCCGCTCCGCCACGCTTTCCGGGCCGATCGCGGTGAGCGGGACCAGGGAGAACGTCGACTTCCGCTTCGACCTGAGCGGCGCGGCCGGCGCCATCGCGGCGCGCGGCAACGTAGCGATGGGCGGCGCGGTGCCGCGCTTCGAGGTCACGGGCTCGGTGGAGGCGTTCCGCGCGGCCTCCGTGCTCCAGAACGCTCCGGCCGCCGCGCAGGGGCTGCTGACCGGCACCTTCAACGCACGCGGCACCACCGAGGACATGCGCTTCGGGGTGAACCTGGCGCAGGGCGGCGGCACGTTCGCGCTGGGCGGCACGGTGCGGCGCCCCGGCGGCAGCCCCGCGCAGTTCGACGTGTCCGGCCGGGTGGACAACTTCCGCATCGGCTCGCTCTTTGGACGGCCTGACCTGCTCCCATCGCCTGTAACCGGGCCGGTGGCCTTCTCCGGCGGCGGGCGGCAGCCGTACCGCTTCGATGTGGCGCTGCGCGGCGAGCAGGGTCTGCTGGACGTGGACGGCTGGTACGCGCCGGGACCCGTCCCCTCGTACGCGGTCAACGGCGCCGTCGCCGACCTGGACGTGAGCGGGCTGCCGGGGATGACCTCCGCGCCGCGCACGCGCCTCACCGGCACGCTCGCCATCCAGGGCCGCGGCACCACGCCGGAGACGTTTGCGGGCACCGTCGCTTTCCGCGCGGAGCCGGGGTCGCTGATCGGGCGCTACCCGCTGCAGACCGGGCTCGCGCGGCTGGAGGCGCGCGGCGGCATCCTGCGGGTGGACACGCTGGACTTCGCGCTGCGCGGCGCGCGCTTCTCGGCCACGGGCGCCATCGGGCTCACCACGCCCTCGCCCACGCCGCTGCAGTTCGCGCTGAACGCGCCGGACCTGGCGCTCCTGCGCCCCATCATCCCCGGCGGCGACACCCTCCCCGACCTGGCCGGTGCGCTGACGGCTTCGGGGACGATCACGGGCACGGTGAAGGCGCCCACGGTCGCCGCCAAGGGCAACGCGCGGGGCCTCCGCTACGGCACGATGGCGGCGGGGACGCTGGCCTTCGACGTGAACGGCCTGCGCGCCGGCACCGCGTGGAGCGGGCGCGTCAACGTGGAGGGCACGGCGCTCGAATACGGCACCCAGCGGCTGGACGAGCTGCGGCTGAACGCCGTCCTGGCACCGGGAAGCAGCACCTTCACCCTGGCCGCGCGCCGCGATCCCGCCACCGACATCACCGCCTCCGGACGGCTGGAGCTGGACGGGGCGACGCCGGTGGGGGCGATCTTCGACACCCTCGCGCTGCGCCTGGGCGACTCGCGCTGGGAGCTGGCGCACCGCGCCCGCCTTGGCTGGGGCGACCGCGGGCTGGCCGTGGAGAACTTCGCCCTGCGCCGCGCGGACGGCGGGCGCGGGCTGATCGAGGCGGACGGCGCCCTCCCCACCACGGGGCTCGCGGACCTGCGCATCGGCATCACCGACCTGAGCCTGGTGGACGTGCGCCGCCTGGCCCCCAACACCGCCGTGTCGGACCTGGCGGGCGCGCTGAACCTGCGGGCCGCCATCACCGGCCCCGTCGCCGCGCCGCTGATCACGCTGGACGCGCGGGTGGACTCGCTCTTGGTGCGCGGCTTCCGCCTGGACCGCTTCGCACTGGTGGGCCGCTACGCCGCCGGCCGCATGGACGTGACCGGCGACGCGCAGATCGGCGGGCGCCAGGTGATGGAGCTGCGCGCCGGCGTCCCGATGGTCGTCTCGCTGGGCGGCACCGTCCCGCAGGTGGAGCTGGCGCGCGACGGTGCTCTGACCGCCTCCTTCAACGCCGACTCGCTCCCGCTGGCGCTCCTCGCCTCCGCCCTCCCCACCATCGAGAACGCGGAGGGCGTCGCCCAGGCTCGGGTACAGGTGACCGGGACTCTGCGCAGGCCGCGCGTGAGCGGCGGGGCGCAGCTCAATGGCGGCGCCATGACCGTCGTCCCGCTGGGGGTGCGCTGGACGGGGATCACCGGCCAGGTCACGCTGGACGGGAACCTGGTGCGGCTCGACTCGCTCGTCGCGCACTCCGCGGACGGCCGCGCGCGCGTGGACGGCACCGTGCGCCTGGACGATCCCGCGCGCCCGGAGATGTACATCCGCCTGGCGACGGACAACTTCCAGCTGATCGACAACCGCGAGATGGCCGAGCTGGAGGTGGACGCGGCGCTCGCCATCTCCGGCCGCTTCCCCAACACGGTCGCCACGGGCAGCGTCCGCATCGAGGACGGCACCATCTACCTCCCCGAGCTCGGCGCCGAGCGCGAGGCGGACATCCTGGGCGCCGAGGTGGGCGAGATCGGCGCGGACACGGTGAGCGCCCCGGCGGGAGCCTCGGCGCTGCTGGCCGCGCTGCGCCCGCGCAACCTCCGGGTGGCGATCGGCGACAACGTCTGGCTGCAGTCGCCGGACGCGCGCATCCAGCTGGGCGGCGAGCTGCTGGTGGACCAGCCGCCCGGCAACCCCACCTACTCCGTGTACGGAGACCTGGAGGCGCGCCGCGGCACATACACCGTCGCCATCGGCCCCATCGAGCGCGAGTTCGAGATCCAGTCCGGCGTGGTGCGCTTCTACGGCACGCAGGAGTTCAACCCCGGCCTGGACATCCTGGCCGAGTACCAGGTGCGCGACCCCGAGCTGGGCGGCGAGGACATCACGGTGCAGGTGCGCCTCACCGGCACCGTGCAGAACCCGCAGGTCGCGCTCAGCGCCAACACGCGCCAGCCTCTGCCGTCGTCCGAAATCGCCTCGCTCCTCGTCTTCGGCCGCCAGAGCGCCACGGCGGGCACCGCGTTCGAGGCGCTGTCCAGCCAGATCGTGGGCGGCGTGTTCCTGGAGGAGTTCCTCGGAAACCTGATCACGCGCGAGCTGGAAGAGCAGCTGATCCAGACGGGCCTGGTGGACTTCGTGCGCGTGCGGGCGCGGCCCAGCGGGGCCGGGTTCGGGGCGTTCAACGTGTCGTCGGGCGCCAGCATCTTCAGCGCGGTCTCGCTGGAGGCCGGCAAGGAGCTGGTGGACGACGTCTTCCTGACGGGCCAGATCTTCAACATCTTCTCGACCGAGAACGGGGCGCGCCGCTTCGGCCTGGCGCTGGACTGGGAGATCACGCGCACGTTGAGCCTGCGCCTGGCCGTGGAGCCGGTGCGCCGCGATCCGATCCTGCAGCAGAATCTGCGCAACCGCGACTACCAGGGCTCGCTGGACGTGCGCCGCCGTTGGGAGTACGGCCGCTCCCGCAAGCGCGACGAGGCGATCCAGCGTCCGCGTCCGCGCACCGAGCCCGCGCCGGGGGAGAAGTCGACCCCCACCGGCCTCCCGCCGCCCCCACCCCCGCCGGAGAACGTCTCCACGACCCCTCCGGCACCTCCGTAACGCGACGCCCCCGGATGCTCAAAGGCATCCGGGGGCGTGGTGTTTTTGGGGAATGGGGGGAAACCCCTCTGAAGGCTCTGGGTGAAACCCTTGGATCCCGGCGGTTGAAACCGCTGCAACAACCGCGGGAAACCTGCCTTCGCAGGTTTGGGGGTGGGACCGCGCGCACCCCACCGGGCGCGGACCACCGGGGGATAAATCCCCCGGCTGGAACAACGGGAAGACCGCTGAAGCGGTCTCGATCGGCGCGGCTCCGGCCCGGGGGCCATGATCGGTAGGGGCGCGATTCCTCGCGCCCGTGCCCGGCGCGGCTCCGTGCCCCGTCGGCGCACACCGATAACCGTAGGGGCAGACCTGCGTGTCTGCCCGCCCTCGCCCCCACCGCGATCTCCGCCCTACGGGGACAGATCCCGTAGGGGCAGCCCCGCGTGGCTGCCCGTGCCCGCCGCCTCGACGAA
The window above is part of the Longimicrobium sp. genome. Proteins encoded here:
- a CDS encoding BamA/TamA family outer membrane protein; its protein translation is MHAAPERRTTRSRLHALALLVAVVLLGACAGGGGAPSGPFPGLAQFAGREIRRVQFEGDLEISEDTLRRVVTTRGRSCKLFVLPICPFGFGRTEPTLDLGVLSRDVVRIQLAYRDNGYYGTRVVPDVQEIAGGSVDVTFRITPGDLVTLRVLEVQGVERADSAGEIARKLPLKVNEPFRRNDFLASVDTVRNNLLDRGFPYAQVLRNYSIDTIADVAEVQLVANTGPLVTVDTILFAGLDRISERTARHQIAIREGKRLRATDLSRSQRNLFELELVDFAAVEVAPDSLQLTPDSAELEMDSIGSTVIVRVAEAARYAVDAAVGYGTQDCLRAQASHTDRNFLGGARRLEVSGLVSKLGAAGPVDGLRDTRLCDEFQLDSTSTSIDTTIASALNYRVAADFVQPRLFGIRTSFLASAYAERLTEVGLYLRSARGGQAGFVRQVASGTLLSATFTVERSRTEANDFFFCVAVEVCNREDIEALKRSRWSNSLNTSVLRNRVRLDPFPSGGHQLRTTIDYASAALGSQDEYLRLYADGTVYRRLGGAVIASGRLAGGTFFQGLLNGDGYIPPNRRFYGGGPAGVRGFPRNELGPQVYVERTRLSDDGSVTELDVDTLNSATGGTRTLLGTLEVTAPSPFLRDALRLAGFVDAGRVWDPATRQVEGCQSRDPGLRITPGVGLRYATPVGPLRVDVAYNPYDPERGCLYAIDENDKLLPTPINQSFAPEGRGGALSLNRFIFQLSVGQTF
- a CDS encoding translocation/assembly module TamB domain-containing protein → MPRRRLGRVGLLMLGLLVGFALTFGGVWMFIRRTQTMEVAEERVSMALGLPREAFTVQAVEEDGSLAIALRNVAFLDAKGDTIVAAPLARGTLDAGSVGGTGAYVLRDAELIRPDLRLSQDAKGEWNVFGIVLAEADGTPVRPAGANGEPAARSIVIRGMKIVDGRARIAYPLESRPAAPTGRFASLKQPEIRREGGRWVRVSYLSDLDAVLPRISFGGGGGWRVDIGSMSATVRNPDTRIAQVRGFFEDRGDQVIRFNLAEVRAAHSRFAGGGTMTPAGEALAYDIDLRFAPLDFRDLQGMGIAIPGQGTAAFSLGINTLSGGRTQYAVTDARVAILDSRLGGDVTVIMAPGQPTAVRDARLTMERVRLADLETLGYLDRSEFAGIISGTVVSEGEALRVDLAARVTPRDAPEATPSVLTAQGRVLLAAGRQPMRLEGLRVGADPLYLSTLRPLAPESAAMLQGVMRGGAVLSGPLSALRIQEGSLAYAVGTAPESRIRGLNGTFAMGPPMRYSLEGRAEPLALATLTQLFPALPFRSATLSGPIAVSGTRENVDFRFDLSGAAGAIAARGNVAMGGAVPRFEVTGSVEAFRAASVLQNAPAAAQGLLTGTFNARGTTEDMRFGVNLAQGGGTFALGGTVRRPGGSPAQFDVSGRVDNFRIGSLFGRPDLLPSPVTGPVAFSGGGRQPYRFDVALRGEQGLLDVDGWYAPGPVPSYAVNGAVADLDVSGLPGMTSAPRTRLTGTLAIQGRGTTPETFAGTVAFRAEPGSLIGRYPLQTGLARLEARGGILRVDTLDFALRGARFSATGAIGLTTPSPTPLQFALNAPDLALLRPIIPGGDTLPDLAGALTASGTITGTVKAPTVAAKGNARGLRYGTMAAGTLAFDVNGLRAGTAWSGRVNVEGTALEYGTQRLDELRLNAVLAPGSSTFTLAARRDPATDITASGRLELDGATPVGAIFDTLALRLGDSRWELAHRARLGWGDRGLAVENFALRRADGGRGLIEADGALPTTGLADLRIGITDLSLVDVRRLAPNTAVSDLAGALNLRAAITGPVAAPLITLDARVDSLLVRGFRLDRFALVGRYAAGRMDVTGDAQIGGRQVMELRAGVPMVVSLGGTVPQVELARDGALTASFNADSLPLALLASALPTIENAEGVAQARVQVTGTLRRPRVSGGAQLNGGAMTVVPLGVRWTGITGQVTLDGNLVRLDSLVAHSADGRARVDGTVRLDDPARPEMYIRLATDNFQLIDNREMAELEVDAALAISGRFPNTVATGSVRIEDGTIYLPELGAEREADILGAEVGEIGADTVSAPAGASALLAALRPRNLRVAIGDNVWLQSPDARIQLGGELLVDQPPGNPTYSVYGDLEARRGTYTVAIGPIEREFEIQSGVVRFYGTQEFNPGLDILAEYQVRDPELGGEDITVQVRLTGTVQNPQVALSANTRQPLPSSEIASLLVFGRQSATAGTAFEALSSQIVGGVFLEEFLGNLITRELEEQLIQTGLVDFVRVRARPSGAGFGAFNVSSGASIFSAVSLEAGKELVDDVFLTGQIFNIFSTENGARRFGLALDWEITRTLSLRLAVEPVRRDPILQQNLRNRDYQGSLDVRRRWEYGRSRKRDEAIQRPRPRTEPAPGEKSTPTGLPPPPPPPENVSTTPPAPP